One window of the Nocardia huaxiensis genome contains the following:
- a CDS encoding winged helix DNA-binding domain-containing protein has product MRSMDVAERRARLALRHRLAYESRSDEVGEIVRSLVVLHATDPATVFLSVAARSRTTEPGHVEKALYEDRTLLRMLAMRRTMFVAPIELVPALQASCADALAEKQRKTYGRYIEQAGAVDGDVQSWLAEVERETHDALLARGSATGAQLSKDVPRLRTQVDTAPGKPYSKPTNITTWVLVTLGAEGRIVRGRPNGSWSSSQYTWSPIESWLPDGIPALTAEAARAELVRKWLYAFGPAPVSDIKWWTGWTLGEVKKTLAKLEVAEVDLDGTTGLVLADDLEPVAAPEPWAALLPALDPTPMGWQSRDWYLGPHAPALFDRNGNVGPTIWWNGRIVGGWAQRTDGEIAWRLLEDVGSDAETLIEAEAARMTDWYGEVRPIPRFRTPLERELTA; this is encoded by the coding sequence ATGCGTTCGATGGATGTGGCGGAGCGACGGGCCCGGCTGGCATTGCGACACCGGCTCGCGTACGAGTCTCGCAGCGACGAGGTCGGCGAGATCGTCCGCTCCCTCGTGGTGCTGCACGCCACCGATCCGGCCACAGTGTTCCTGTCGGTCGCGGCGCGCAGTCGCACCACCGAACCCGGCCACGTGGAGAAGGCGCTGTACGAGGATCGGACGCTGCTGCGCATGCTGGCCATGCGGCGCACCATGTTCGTGGCCCCCATCGAGCTGGTGCCGGCGCTTCAGGCATCGTGCGCGGACGCGCTGGCCGAGAAGCAGCGAAAGACCTACGGGCGCTACATAGAACAGGCCGGCGCGGTCGACGGGGATGTCCAGTCCTGGCTGGCCGAGGTGGAGCGGGAGACGCACGATGCGCTGCTGGCGCGGGGCAGTGCCACCGGAGCGCAGTTGAGCAAGGACGTGCCCCGGCTGCGCACCCAGGTGGACACCGCACCGGGCAAGCCGTATTCGAAACCGACCAATATCACCACGTGGGTGCTGGTCACGCTCGGCGCGGAGGGGCGGATCGTGCGCGGCCGGCCCAATGGCAGCTGGTCGAGCAGCCAGTACACCTGGTCCCCCATCGAATCCTGGCTGCCCGACGGCATTCCGGCCCTGACGGCCGAGGCCGCACGGGCCGAGCTGGTGCGGAAATGGCTGTACGCCTTCGGCCCCGCCCCGGTCAGCGATATCAAATGGTGGACTGGCTGGACGCTCGGCGAAGTCAAGAAGACCCTCGCGAAACTCGAGGTGGCCGAAGTGGATCTGGACGGCACCACGGGCCTCGTGCTCGCCGACGACCTCGAACCGGTCGCCGCACCCGAACCCTGGGCCGCGCTGCTCCCCGCCCTCGACCCCACCCCGATGGGCTGGCAGTCCCGCGACTGGTACCTCGGCCCGCACGCCCCCGCCCTGTTCGACCGCAATGGCAATGTCGGCCCGACCATCTGGTGGAACGGCCGCATCGTCGGCGGCTGGGCCCAGCGCACCGACGGCGAGATCGCCTGGCGGCTACTGGAAGACGTCGGCTCCGACGCGGAGACCCTCATCGAAGCCGAGGCCGCCCGCATGACCGACTGGTACGGCGAGGTGCGCCCCATCCCCCGCTTCCGGACCCCACTCGAGCGCGAGCTCACCGCCTGA
- a CDS encoding MarR family winged helix-turn-helix transcriptional regulator produces MDFAQADALNQAIRLLSLRHRARAAALLAPLGLHTGQEALLLELDRTGPMIQAQLSGALGCEPPSVTLMTRKLEASGHIRRSPAPTDKRASIVELTDSGKELAERVKELWCDLAEETVAGLPARTVAELPALLTTLTSNVDNRRR; encoded by the coding sequence GTGGACTTCGCGCAAGCAGACGCCCTCAACCAGGCCATCCGGCTGCTGAGCCTGCGCCACCGGGCAAGGGCCGCAGCACTATTGGCGCCACTCGGACTGCACACCGGCCAGGAGGCGCTGCTGCTCGAGCTCGACCGGACCGGGCCGATGATCCAGGCGCAGCTCAGCGGAGCACTCGGCTGCGAACCCCCCAGCGTCACCCTCATGACGCGCAAACTCGAAGCCTCCGGCCACATCCGCCGCAGCCCCGCCCCGACCGACAAACGGGCCAGCATCGTCGAACTCACCGACAGCGGCAAGGAACTGGCCGAGCGGGTCAAAGAACTGTGGTGCGATCTGGCCGAGGAGACCGTGGCCGGCCTGCCGGCCCGGACCGTGGCGGAACTTCCCGCCTTGCTGACCACCCTGACCAGCAATGTCGACAACCGGCGACGCTGA
- a CDS encoding MFS transporter, with protein sequence MTRISAETPRHTTHSGRARLVLALACACQFMVILDSSIVNVALPSVQRDLGFTATGLAWVVDGYLLTFAGFMLLGGRAADLFGHRRMLIGGLAVFSAASLVGGLATTAEVLVAARIVQGIGAAVLAPATLAVINTGFTETLARAKAFGAWSAAGGVGGMAGAIAGGAITTGLSWRWVFLINVPIGAVLIAVALLSLSGSGSARSESLDVLGAVTGTAGLAALIFGVMRSAEYAWTSAPVAGPVGAGILLLAGFTVVEARFAARPLMPLRLFRIRRVAVGSAMLLVFGGIAIAMWYFTSLFLQNVLGYSALRTGLGQTPAAITFMAVARVSAALLPRTGARPLILAGSACFLTGFGWLAQAGADSGYLTGILGPTLLIAIGIGLTFPTLMAVATADAPAGDAGIVGGMAGTANQVGGSIGLAILATVAGAAADADAAALADGYGLVFTLAAALAVLIALLGLLLPRRD encoded by the coding sequence ATGACCCGCATCAGCGCCGAGACTCCCCGGCACACAACACATTCCGGCCGTGCACGACTGGTTCTGGCGCTGGCCTGCGCCTGTCAGTTCATGGTCATCCTGGACTCGTCGATCGTGAACGTCGCGCTGCCCTCGGTGCAGCGCGACCTCGGGTTCACCGCCACGGGACTGGCCTGGGTGGTCGACGGATACCTGCTCACCTTCGCCGGCTTCATGCTGCTGGGCGGGCGGGCCGCCGACCTGTTCGGACACCGGCGCATGCTCATCGGCGGGCTGGCGGTGTTCTCGGCGGCCAGCCTCGTCGGCGGACTGGCCACCACCGCCGAGGTGCTGGTGGCGGCCCGCATCGTGCAGGGGATCGGAGCCGCGGTGCTGGCCCCGGCGACGCTGGCGGTGATCAATACCGGATTCACCGAAACCCTCGCGCGGGCAAAGGCATTCGGGGCGTGGTCGGCCGCCGGCGGGGTCGGCGGGATGGCCGGGGCCATCGCCGGTGGAGCCATCACGACCGGACTGTCGTGGCGCTGGGTGTTCCTGATCAATGTGCCGATCGGTGCGGTATTGATCGCGGTGGCCCTGCTGTCGCTGTCCGGCTCGGGGTCCGCTCGCTCGGAATCGCTCGATGTGCTCGGCGCGGTCACCGGAACCGCCGGGCTCGCCGCGCTCATCTTCGGCGTCATGCGGAGCGCCGAGTACGCCTGGACCTCGGCGCCGGTCGCAGGGCCGGTCGGTGCGGGAATTCTGCTGCTGGCCGGGTTCACCGTCGTGGAGGCCCGTTTCGCCGCCAGGCCGCTCATGCCGCTGCGGTTGTTCCGTATCCGGCGGGTGGCCGTCGGCAGCGCGATGCTGCTCGTGTTCGGCGGCATCGCCATCGCCATGTGGTACTTCACCTCGCTGTTCCTCCAGAATGTGCTGGGCTACAGCGCATTGCGCACCGGGCTGGGCCAAACCCCCGCGGCGATCACGTTCATGGCGGTCGCGCGGGTGTCCGCGGCCCTGTTGCCGCGCACCGGCGCTCGGCCACTGATCCTGGCCGGAAGTGCCTGTTTCCTCACGGGATTCGGCTGGCTCGCGCAGGCCGGGGCCGACAGTGGTTATCTCACCGGCATTCTCGGTCCCACCCTGCTGATCGCGATCGGCATCGGACTGACCTTCCCCACCCTCATGGCCGTGGCGACCGCCGACGCCCCGGCGGGCGATGCGGGCATTGTCGGTGGCATGGCCGGCACCGCCAATCAGGTTGGCGGGTCGATAGGTTTGGCGATTCTCGCGACGGTGGCCGGTGCGGCCGCAGACGCCGACGCGGCAGCCCTCGCCGATGGGTACGGCCTGGTCTTCACCCTGGCGGCCGCGCTCGCCGTGCTGATCGCACTGCTCGGCCTGCTGCTGCCGAGACGCGATTGA